The following are encoded together in the bacterium genome:
- the gltX gene encoding glutamate--tRNA ligase, translating into MPLNTIDAQTATQSKILANKSMFAEIRTRFAPSPTGYLHIGGIRTALYAYLLAKHFGGKFLLRIEDTDQTRFVKGSILDIFNSLKWARIEPDEYPLYDANESYVRDEGKFGPYVQSQRLDIYKKYAQKLIKKGKAYYCFCAPERLEKMRAEQNAKKQPTRYDRMCRNLSAGEVEKKLKSGARYVIRFKTPVTGNTQLNDLIRGAVQFNNSLIDDYILQKSDGFPTYHLASVIDDHFMEISHIIRGEEWLSTAPIHVMLYEAFGWQSPFFAHLPNILGEDKKKLSKRTGDVAVSQYIEKGYLAEAVINFILLLGWNPGTEKEIFTLEEMIENFTLDKVGKSGAIFDLKKLDWMNGSYIRKMDIAKLTELCLPYLINSGCIKDTEKKANFEWIKKVIALEQERMKKLSDIAETTKYFFVDIPEYDAALLKWKKSTLEKTKENLTEIKKILENLPEEKFNKTDLEITLKPLMEKLGVGDTLWPLRVALSGAKFSPSPFEIAEVLGKEKVLERIKAGVEKK; encoded by the coding sequence ATGCCTTTAAACACAATTGACGCGCAAACTGCCACACAATCTAAAATTTTAGCCAACAAATCAATGTTTGCCGAAATCCGCACCCGTTTTGCTCCCAGTCCCACGGGCTATCTTCACATCGGCGGCATTCGAACCGCATTGTATGCTTATTTGCTGGCGAAACATTTTGGCGGAAAATTTTTATTGCGGATCGAGGATACGGACCAAACCCGCTTTGTCAAAGGCTCGATACTGGATATTTTTAATTCTCTAAAGTGGGCAAGAATAGAACCTGATGAATATCCGCTTTATGACGCAAACGAATCATATGTGCGCGACGAAGGAAAATTCGGCCCATACGTGCAATCCCAGCGCCTGGATATTTATAAAAAATACGCGCAAAAATTGATCAAGAAAGGCAAGGCTTATTATTGCTTCTGCGCTCCGGAACGCCTGGAAAAAATGCGCGCCGAGCAAAATGCCAAAAAACAACCTACCCGATACGATCGAATGTGCCGAAATTTATCGGCCGGCGAAGTTGAAAAAAAACTAAAGTCAGGAGCGAGATACGTGATCCGTTTTAAAACACCGGTTACCGGTAATACACAATTAAATGATCTTATCCGCGGCGCGGTGCAATTCAATAATTCCCTGATCGATGATTATATTCTCCAGAAATCGGATGGTTTTCCCACATATCACCTGGCAAGCGTGATCGACGATCATTTTATGGAAATAAGCCATATTATCCGCGGTGAAGAATGGCTATCCACCGCGCCTATTCACGTGATGCTTTACGAGGCTTTTGGGTGGCAATCTCCTTTTTTTGCCCATTTGCCCAATATTCTTGGCGAGGATAAAAAAAAGCTTTCCAAGCGCACTGGAGATGTAGCTGTAAGCCAATACATCGAGAAAGGATATCTCGCTGAAGCCGTCATTAACTTTATACTGCTTCTTGGCTGGAATCCCGGAACTGAAAAAGAAATTTTTACACTGGAGGAAATGATCGAAAATTTCACATTGGATAAAGTCGGCAAATCCGGCGCGATTTTTGACCTGAAAAAATTGGACTGGATGAATGGAAGCTATATCCGAAAAATGGACATAGCAAAGCTAACTGAATTATGCCTGCCTTATTTAATTAATTCCGGCTGTATTAAAGATACCGAGAAAAAAGCTAATTTTGAATGGATCAAAAAAGTAATAGCGCTAGAGCAAGAACGGATGAAAAAATTATCAGACATTGCGGAAACGACAAAATATTTTTTCGTCGATATTCCCGAATATGACGCCGCGCTTTTGAAATGGAAAAAATCAACTCTGGAAAAAACCAAAGAAAATCTGACGGAAATTAAAAAAATATTGGAAAACTTGCCGGAAGAAAAATTCAATAAAACTGATCTGGAAATCACGCTTAAGCCGCTAATGGAAAAACTGGGAGTAGGGGATACGCTTTGGCCGCTGCGAGTCGCTTTGAGCGGCGCCAAATTTTCGCCCAGTCCTTTTGAGATTGCGGAGGTGCTGGGAAAAGAAAAAGTTTTAGAAAGAATCAAAGCGGGAGTTGAGAAAAAATAA
- the mutM gene encoding DNA-formamidopyrimidine glycosylase, whose protein sequence is MPELPEVETIKNDLEAIIIGKKISDAKILWRGALNTPAKKFIALIKNAKILDISRRAKILILTLSNNHSLLIHLKMTGQLIYDLHKKIRDSKYKYARIIFFFKDGSALVFNDLRKFGYVKIVPQNKVKDFINDKKFGPEPLEKDFTLEKFKEILKKYPKRRIKQFLTDPSAIAGIGNIYADEICFYAKVAPTNQVGNLTSKQIKFIFIGIKKILNRAIELRGSSVENYVDASGRKGDYVKELKVYGREGKKCFRCKGIIKRIKLGGRSSHFCPECQK, encoded by the coding sequence ATGCCGGAATTACCGGAGGTTGAAACAATTAAAAATGATTTGGAGGCAATAATTATAGGCAAAAAAATAAGTGATGCCAAAATTTTATGGCGAGGCGCTCTCAATACTCCGGCTAAAAAATTTATCGCTTTGATAAAAAATGCCAAGATATTGGATATTTCGCGCCGCGCCAAGATCTTGATTTTAACTTTGTCCAATAATCATTCGCTTTTAATCCACCTGAAAATGACGGGGCAGCTGATTTATGATTTACACAAAAAAATACGGGATTCAAAATATAAATACGCGCGCATTATTTTCTTTTTCAAAGACGGAAGCGCGCTGGTTTTTAATGATCTTAGAAAATTCGGTTATGTCAAAATTGTTCCGCAAAACAAGGTTAAAGATTTTATAAACGACAAAAAATTCGGTCCGGAACCGCTTGAAAAAGATTTTACTTTGGAAAAATTCAAGGAAATTTTGAAAAAATACCCAAAGCGGCGAATCAAGCAATTTCTAACTGATCCGTCGGCGATTGCCGGCATTGGCAATATTTACGCGGATGAAATTTGTTTCTACGCGAAAGTTGCGCCAACCAATCAAGTCGGCAATTTGACAAGCAAGCAAATTAAATTTATTTTCATAGGAATTAAGAAAATTTTAAACCGGGCCATTGAATTAAGAGGATCTTCGGTGGAAAATTACGTGGATGCCAGCGGGCGAAAAGGGGATTATGTCAAAGAATTAAAAGTTTATGGTCGGGAAGGTAAAAAATGCTTTCGCTGCAAAGGTATAATCAAACGAATAAAACTTGGCGGCCGAAGCTCGCATTTTTGCCCGGAATGCCAGAAATAA
- a CDS encoding WecB/TagA/CpsF family glycosyltransferase — MKNEQINIPAQENSSFKTNSAKTGARSGKINILGIKIDNITGTETLNRIGSFLNSANSHYIVTANPEIAVLAHKDREFQNIVNNADLIVPDGIGLIFASKIIFPRERLGERIRGIDLIYRIAKNFDNPAQKIRIFFLGARGEGAKLTAEKIKKNFPNIEIAGFFGGDASEEGDRIAVSIIDQSKPNILFIAYGAPLQEKWIARNLKKLPTVKLAIGVGGAFDMINGKITRAPRWMRNAGLEWFWRLIKEPRRIGRIYNATIKFTWLVLTNKSKKDKM; from the coding sequence ATGAAAAACGAACAAATAAATATACCTGCTCAAGAGAACTCATCATTTAAAACTAACTCGGCAAAAACCGGCGCCAGAAGCGGAAAAATCAACATCTTGGGAATTAAAATCGATAATATCACCGGCACCGAGACCTTAAACCGCATCGGATCTTTTTTAAATTCCGCGAATAGTCATTATATTGTGACGGCTAATCCGGAAATTGCCGTTCTTGCCCACAAAGATCGCGAGTTCCAGAATATAGTGAATAACGCGGATTTAATCGTACCGGATGGAATTGGCTTGATCTTCGCTTCAAAGATAATTTTCCCGAGGGAAAGATTAGGCGAGCGAATCCGGGGAATTGACTTGATCTATCGCATCGCGAAAAATTTTGATAATCCGGCTCAAAAAATCCGCATTTTTTTCCTCGGTGCGCGAGGGGAAGGCGCAAAATTAACCGCCGAAAAGATCAAAAAGAATTTCCCTAATATAGAAATTGCCGGATTTTTTGGCGGAGACGCAAGCGAAGAAGGGGACAGGATAGCGGTTTCGATCATTGACCAATCTAAGCCAAATATTCTATTTATCGCTTATGGCGCGCCATTGCAAGAAAAATGGATCGCCCGAAATTTAAAAAAATTGCCGACCGTGAAGCTCGCGATCGGAGTAGGCGGCGCGTTTGATATGATCAACGGAAAGATCACGCGCGCGCCGCGCTGGATGCGAAACGCCGGACTGGAATGGTTTTGGCGGCTAATCAAAGAGCCAAGAAGAATCGGAAGAATTTATAACGCGACAATAAAATTTACCTGGCTGGTTTTGACTAATAAGAGCAAAAAGGATAAGATGTAA
- the amrS gene encoding AmmeMemoRadiSam system radical SAM enzyme, with product MPKICNPKLWEKLGKNKTRCLICSHYCLIHSGKRGICGVRENKKGKLYSLVYGKAIAVNIDPIEKKPFFHFLPGTKSLSVATVGCNFRCDNCQNWSISQSPKLDKKEIAGEDWPPSKIVKMAMDNKCSSISYTYTEPTVFAEYALETMKQAKNYKLKNTWVSNGYMSAECIELIAPYLDAANIDLKSYQDKFYRTNCGGTLAPVLEAIKLLKKKNIWLEITTLIIPGLTDDMRMLQKIAGFIHGELGVETPWHVLQFIPAYKLPHLTATSPETIKKICEMGHKAGLKYVYSGNLPGTYLEDTYCPKCRQLMIDRELYSVMRFDKNGKCANCGESLNLIL from the coding sequence ATGCCTAAAATTTGTAATCCGAAACTTTGGGAAAAATTAGGAAAAAATAAAACGCGATGCCTTATTTGTTCGCATTATTGTCTGATCCATTCGGGCAAGCGCGGGATTTGCGGCGTACGGGAAAATAAAAAAGGCAAGCTTTATTCTTTGGTTTACGGCAAAGCGATCGCGGTTAATATCGATCCGATCGAGAAAAAACCCTTCTTCCATTTTTTGCCGGGCACAAAAAGCCTTTCAGTCGCGACCGTAGGCTGTAATTTTCGATGCGACAATTGCCAGAATTGGTCAATTTCACAATCTCCCAAACTGGATAAAAAAGAAATCGCCGGAGAGGATTGGCCGCCGTCAAAAATTGTTAAAATGGCAATGGATAACAAATGCTCCAGTATCTCTTATACATATACCGAACCGACAGTTTTTGCGGAATACGCTCTGGAAACGATGAAGCAGGCCAAAAATTATAAATTAAAAAATACTTGGGTTTCCAACGGGTATATGAGCGCCGAATGCATTGAACTGATAGCTCCGTATCTGGATGCCGCCAATATTGATTTGAAATCATACCAAGATAAATTTTATCGGACCAATTGCGGCGGAACGCTTGCGCCGGTGCTGGAAGCGATAAAACTTTTGAAAAAGAAGAATATTTGGCTCGAAATCACCACGCTTATCATTCCCGGACTTACCGATGATATGCGGATGCTTCAAAAAATCGCCGGATTTATCCACGGCGAACTGGGCGTTGAAACTCCCTGGCACGTATTGCAGTTTATTCCAGCGTATAAATTGCCCCATTTGACCGCGACATCCCCGGAAACCATTAAAAAAATTTGTGAGATGGGACATAAAGCCGGTTTGAAATATGTTTACTCCGGTAATCTTCCCGGCACTTATCTTGAGGACACTTATTGCCCCAAATGCCGGCAATTGATGATCGACCGGGAGCTGTATAGCGTGATGAGGTTTGATAAAAACGGCAAATGCGCCAATTGCGGAGAAAGCCTGAATTTGATTTTATAG
- a CDS encoding C39 family peptidase — MLLPFVINADVLDELDSKISEWQKQWQILEDQRQEYLKTVKQKRTAAANLENQMALLDGEIKFAETKIKQTEVKLEQITLEIEKLNAEIRGKGQDITRQKEFLASLLREIYNSGNEDLLSNLLKNNNLSDFLTSYYALESVQGKISASVIDLKNLKEKLEWNRKEEISKKAEIDTLKIGLVQEKESLNLARASKKDLLSKTKGEQSRYENLLKRVEEQRQEILGNIEELQITRAKELARIQSKQLLPEPNPVAALWHYYQTDPRWGDTAIGNSNSTMKFWGCAVAALAMLFKYHNEDITPGNLAKQPLFSFDLIKWPNSWRSINLVANEVRQKVNWNKVDENLKNGHPVIVYVRALPNTRTKGGGHYVVVFAKDSRGYIVNDSMWGSNIYLDSTRENIATLYETTTSVEQMILYK, encoded by the coding sequence ATGTTGCTTCCTTTTGTTATCAATGCCGATGTGCTTGATGAGCTTGACTCAAAGATCTCCGAGTGGCAAAAACAATGGCAAATTTTGGAAGATCAAAGGCAGGAATATCTTAAAACCGTAAAACAAAAACGAACAGCGGCGGCTAATCTGGAAAATCAGATGGCGCTTCTGGACGGAGAAATAAAATTTGCCGAAACAAAGATCAAACAAACAGAAGTAAAACTGGAGCAAATAACACTGGAAATAGAAAAACTCAATGCCGAGATCCGGGGAAAAGGGCAAGATATAACCCGGCAAAAAGAATTCCTGGCAAGCCTGCTAAGAGAGATCTATAATTCCGGCAACGAAGACCTGCTAAGCAATTTACTGAAAAACAATAATCTTTCCGATTTTTTAACAAGTTATTATGCCCTGGAGTCAGTACAAGGAAAAATCAGCGCTTCGGTCATTGATTTGAAAAATCTAAAGGAAAAACTGGAGTGGAACAGAAAAGAAGAGATTTCCAAAAAAGCGGAAATTGATACGCTAAAAATCGGACTGGTGCAGGAAAAGGAATCTTTGAATTTAGCACGCGCTTCCAAAAAAGACCTATTAAGTAAAACCAAAGGCGAACAATCGCGCTATGAAAACTTGCTTAAAAGAGTTGAAGAGCAAAGGCAAGAAATCCTTGGAAATATTGAAGAACTTCAGATAACCAGAGCTAAAGAACTGGCGCGAATTCAATCCAAACAATTATTACCGGAGCCAAATCCGGTCGCCGCGCTCTGGCACTATTATCAAACTGACCCGCGCTGGGGTGATACAGCTATCGGCAATTCCAATTCGACAATGAAATTTTGGGGATGTGCCGTGGCGGCGCTAGCCATGCTTTTTAAATATCACAACGAGGACATCACGCCGGGCAATCTCGCGAAACAGCCGCTGTTTTCTTTTGACCTGATAAAATGGCCGAATAGCTGGCGAAGCATTAACTTGGTGGCAAACGAAGTCAGGCAAAAAGTAAACTGGAACAAAGTTGATGAAAATTTAAAAAATGGCCATCCGGTAATTGTTTATGTGCGCGCTTTGCCTAACACTCGCACCAAAGGCGGAGGCCATTATGTCGTGGTTTTCGCCAAAGATTCTCGCGGATACATAGTTAACGATTCAATGTGGGGAAGCAATATCTATTTGGATTCAACCCGTGAAAACATCGCTACTCTCTATGAAACAACGACTTCCGTCGAACAAATGATATTATATAAATAA
- the mgtA gene encoding magnesium-translocating P-type ATPase, with protein sequence MNRIGKDIELTQIADYAKYSNEDLLNEFKTSLKGLTDKEAKNRLRIFGLNVPAEKKKISAVVLLFSKVRNPLILILAVIALFSLFFGEIINTIFVSLMILVSVALEFSLEYRSGKAVEKLSDLVRTKVAVFRDGAQKEIDLFDIVPGDVVDLYAGDMVPADLRIVQANDLFINQASFTGESFPVEKTAEFDKSKKEAIEKLENIAFMGSSVISGTGLGVAVKTGKYTQFGEISSSLIRIGEETSFDKGIKQFTMLMIHLMLVLVVFIFFVILFLKQGVFKEALLFSLAVAVGITPEMLPMLVSINLSRGAADMAKKKVIVKRLNSIQNFGAMDVLCTDKTGTLTLDKIVMVNHYDVEGDEDREVMEYAYLNSSFQTGLKNLLDNAILKHEKIRMTGYQKVDEMPFDFSRRIMSVVVEKDGQHILVAKGAPEDIFNHSSHYYLNGKIHKIHDKIFSKVQEEYDKLSGQGFRVLAVAYKNIEKPKAVYSKNDENNLVLRGYLAFFDPAKPTVKESLRALEDLGIEIKVLTGDNEIITKKICRDVSLSVKGVVTGFQMDNILDAELERLVEKTTIFARLNPIQKERVIKALHRNNHTVGYLGDGINDAPSLKAADIGISVNNAVDIARESADIILLQKSLMVLKDGVLDGRKVFGNIIKYIKMGASSNFGNMISLTGATLFLPFLPMTPLQILFNNFLYDMGQLALPNDEVDKEYLAKPRPWNINFIKKFIFFIGPLSSIFDFLTFGIMLYVFNVAQNGNQELFHTGWFIESLFTQVLVIYVIRTNKIPFIQSTPNKFLIFNTLLILAIALGVIFSSLAGLFGFVALPPLYFIILFIMLVTYLSLVQIVKTWVVRKYGYQ encoded by the coding sequence ATGAATAGAATTGGAAAAGATATAGAGTTGACGCAGATAGCGGACTATGCAAAATATTCGAATGAAGATCTGCTGAATGAATTTAAAACTTCTTTAAAAGGTCTTACGGACAAAGAGGCGAAAAATCGTCTCCGTATTTTTGGTTTGAATGTGCCGGCTGAGAAAAAAAAGATTTCAGCCGTTGTATTATTATTCTCCAAGGTTCGCAATCCTTTGATTCTTATTCTCGCGGTTATAGCGCTTTTCTCGCTTTTTTTTGGTGAAATAATAAATACAATTTTTGTTTCCCTGATGATATTGGTTAGCGTTGCGCTGGAATTTTCTTTGGAGTATCGGTCGGGCAAAGCGGTGGAAAAATTAAGCGATCTGGTTCGCACCAAAGTGGCTGTATTTCGGGATGGCGCGCAAAAAGAAATAGACCTTTTTGATATTGTGCCGGGTGATGTCGTCGATCTTTATGCCGGAGATATGGTTCCGGCGGATCTAAGAATTGTTCAGGCAAATGATCTTTTTATCAATCAGGCGTCTTTTACAGGAGAATCTTTTCCGGTTGAAAAAACAGCCGAATTCGATAAATCCAAAAAAGAGGCGATAGAAAAATTGGAAAATATCGCTTTTATGGGTTCAAGCGTGATTAGCGGAACCGGGCTTGGCGTGGCGGTTAAGACCGGAAAATACACTCAATTCGGGGAAATTTCCAGTTCTTTGATCCGGATCGGGGAAGAAACCAGTTTTGACAAAGGCATCAAGCAGTTTACGATGCTGATGATCCACCTGATGCTCGTTCTCGTGGTTTTTATTTTTTTTGTGATACTTTTTTTAAAGCAAGGGGTTTTCAAAGAGGCTTTGCTTTTTTCTCTGGCGGTTGCGGTTGGAATCACCCCGGAAATGCTGCCGATGCTGGTTAGCATAAATTTGTCGCGCGGGGCGGCTGATATGGCTAAGAAAAAAGTTATAGTCAAGCGCCTGAACTCAATACAGAATTTCGGCGCGATGGATGTGCTCTGCACCGATAAAACCGGCACACTTACTCTCGATAAGATCGTGATGGTGAATCATTATGACGTGGAAGGGGATGAAGATAGAGAAGTTATGGAGTACGCGTATCTCAATAGTTCTTTTCAAACCGGATTAAAAAATCTTTTGGACAATGCGATTCTTAAGCACGAAAAGATCAGAATGACGGGATATCAAAAAGTGGATGAAATGCCTTTTGATTTTTCCCGGAGAATAATGTCGGTGGTGGTGGAAAAAGACGGCCAGCATATTTTGGTCGCCAAGGGCGCTCCCGAAGATATTTTTAATCACTCAAGCCATTATTATCTCAACGGCAAGATCCATAAAATTCATGACAAAATATTTTCCAAAGTGCAGGAAGAATATGATAAATTGAGCGGCCAGGGATTTCGCGTGCTGGCGGTGGCTTATAAAAATATTGAAAAACCCAAAGCGGTTTATTCCAAAAATGATGAAAATAATCTCGTGCTCCGCGGGTATCTGGCTTTTTTTGACCCTGCTAAGCCTACGGTCAAAGAATCTCTCCGTGCGCTCGAAGATCTTGGTATTGAGATCAAGGTTCTTACGGGAGATAATGAAATTATTACCAAGAAAATATGCCGAGACGTCTCACTTTCCGTAAAAGGCGTTGTTACCGGTTTTCAGATGGATAATATTCTGGATGCCGAACTTGAGCGCTTAGTGGAAAAAACCACTATTTTCGCGCGCTTGAATCCGATTCAAAAAGAGCGAGTAATTAAGGCGCTTCACAGAAATAATCATACGGTGGGCTATTTGGGGGACGGCATTAACGATGCGCCTTCGCTTAAAGCCGCGGATATCGGAATTTCCGTGAATAACGCGGTTGACATTGCCAGAGAATCCGCCGATATTATCTTGCTTCAAAAAAGCTTAATGGTGCTGAAAGATGGCGTTCTTGACGGCCGGAAAGTTTTCGGCAATATTATCAAGTATATTAAAATGGGCGCGAGTTCCAATTTTGGCAATATGATTAGTTTGACCGGAGCGACTTTATTTTTGCCATTTTTGCCGATGACACCTTTGCAAATTCTTTTTAATAATTTCCTTTATGATATGGGCCAGCTTGCTTTGCCAAATGACGAAGTGGATAAGGAATATCTGGCCAAGCCCCGGCCGTGGAATATTAATTTTATAAAAAAGTTTATATTTTTTATCGGCCCCTTAAGTTCAATTTTTGATTTTTTGACTTTTGGAATAATGCTGTATGTTTTCAATGTAGCCCAAAACGGCAATCAAGAACTTTTTCATACAGGCTGGTTTATTGAATCTCTATTCACTCAGGTACTAGTGATCTATGTAATTAGAACCAACAAGATTCCGTTTATCCAAAGCACTCCGAATAAATTTCTTATTTTCAACACTCTTTTGATTCTTGCAATAGCGCTGGGAGTGATTTTTTCTTCCCTAGCGGGACTATTCGGCTTTGTCGCGCTACCGCCGCTTTATTTTATTATTCTTTTTATCATGCTGGTCACATATCTTTCGCTGGTTCAAATAGTTAAAACTTGGGTGGTGAGAAAATACGGGTATCAATAA
- a CDS encoding HD domain-containing protein: protein MIILKDPLYGFISLEEPFKSLIETKQFQRLRNIKQLGQSYLIYPSANHTRFEHSIGTFYLAQRIAEKIVAEDKLAFGKNDSRRNEFLAAALLHDIGHYPFSHSIEKAIGSANGATHEEQAIKIIHTTEIGKILKKAEMDPGIICDLIKGKGKFGGLIAGQIDADRLDYLKRDSYYTGVAYGVIETDVIIKNLTVDGRKYFIDEKFLPAFESILISRYLMYSMVYMHRKTLIANSMLQAAFYEALAAGEIDPDQLTEFDDIDFISVLRRSKTAAKDLINRISNRKLYGEAIIFRKEDLADGLDNIKKIKDTLEIEKNIARDLKIKNHEILINILKIPKFSESEIFVNPTGQELEKISPFVKALGLAEWNHWFIGIYCPKDQIEKVKKAKNQIKRYLLGE, encoded by the coding sequence ATGATAATTCTCAAAGATCCTTTGTATGGATTTATCAGCCTGGAAGAACCATTTAAAAGCTTGATCGAAACAAAACAATTCCAAAGATTGCGCAACATTAAACAGCTGGGACAAAGCTACTTGATCTATCCGTCCGCCAATCATACTCGTTTTGAACATTCTATTGGAACTTTTTATTTAGCCCAGAGGATCGCGGAGAAGATCGTCGCTGAAGATAAACTCGCTTTCGGCAAAAATGATTCCCGCCGGAATGAATTTTTGGCCGCCGCTTTGCTCCACGATATCGGTCATTATCCTTTTTCTCATTCTATCGAGAAGGCGATCGGATCAGCTAATGGCGCGACTCATGAAGAACAGGCGATAAAAATAATTCACACCACCGAGATCGGAAAGATCCTAAAAAAAGCGGAAATGGATCCAGGTATTATTTGCGACCTCATCAAAGGCAAAGGAAAATTCGGCGGATTGATCGCCGGACAAATAGATGCTGACCGCCTGGATTATTTAAAACGCGATTCATATTATACGGGAGTCGCTTATGGCGTCATTGAAACCGATGTGATCATTAAAAACTTGACGGTGGATGGAAGAAAATATTTCATTGATGAAAAATTCTTGCCGGCTTTCGAATCGATTTTGATCTCGCGATATTTAATGTATTCGATGGTATACATGCATCGAAAAACCCTGATAGCAAATAGCATGCTGCAAGCGGCTTTTTACGAAGCATTGGCGGCGGGGGAAATTGACCCGGATCAATTGACCGAATTTGACGATATTGACTTTATAAGCGTTTTAAGGCGATCTAAAACAGCGGCAAAAGATCTGATAAACCGGATTAGTAATCGAAAATTATACGGCGAAGCGATCATTTTTCGAAAAGAAGATTTGGCCGATGGCCTTGATAATATCAAGAAGATCAAAGATACGCTTGAAATTGAAAAAAATATCGCCCGAGACCTAAAAATAAAAAATCATGAAATTTTAATTAATATTCTAAAAATACCGAAATTCAGCGAAAGCGAGATTTTTGTAAATCCTACCGGCCAAGAACTGGAAAAGATCTCGCCGTTTGTCAAAGCGCTGGGTCTGGCAGAGTGGAATCATTGGTTTATTGGGATTTATTGCCCCAAAGATCAAATAGAAAAGGTTAAAAAAGCAAAGAATCAGATCAAACGATACTTACTGGGGGAATAG
- the thiI gene encoding tRNA uracil 4-sulfurtransferase ThiI, with translation MKKIIIIHYAEIALKGENRRNFEKKLVENIKHALKDLKYEKIERLSGRILITLDTSVEIDNFKLALSHVFGISHFSIGWEINADLDEINKILAEMLKKEIAGRLAEKKEIKTFRITARRAEKNFPLTSNQINYKVGEYIFEKSGLGLKVNLKNPDINCFIEIVEGKALFYFDKIKALGGLPVGISGKVLSLISSGFDSPVAAWHLMKRGARVHFIHFHSYPRTSKASINNVKNLIKALDQYQFGSVLYLAPLLDIQREIFSQCEERLRIILYRRFMFRIAEALAKKIGAGALVTGESLGQVASQTLENIGVVNNAISIPVFRPFIGTDKIEIIDEAKKINTYEFSSQPYEDCCSLFTPRHPATKARLEQIRFEESKLDSEKLIKEATGKIESVEIK, from the coding sequence ATGAAAAAAATTATTATAATTCATTATGCCGAGATTGCTCTGAAAGGCGAAAATCGCCGTAATTTCGAAAAAAAACTGGTTGAAAACATAAAGCACGCGCTGAAAGATTTGAAATATGAAAAGATCGAAAGGCTTTCCGGCAGAATCTTGATTACTCTTGATACTAGCGTCGAGATTGATAATTTTAAGCTTGCCTTAAGTCATGTTTTTGGCATTTCGCATTTTTCAATCGGCTGGGAGATAAACGCGGATTTGGATGAAATCAATAAAATTTTGGCAGAAATGCTGAAAAAAGAAATAGCCGGCAGATTGGCGGAAAAAAAAGAAATTAAAACTTTTCGCATTACCGCTCGCCGCGCCGAAAAGAATTTTCCTTTAACCTCCAATCAAATTAATTATAAAGTAGGAGAGTATATATTTGAAAAATCAGGCTTGGGTTTAAAGGTTAATTTGAAAAATCCGGATATTAATTGTTTTATCGAGATTGTTGAGGGAAAGGCATTGTTTTATTTTGATAAGATTAAAGCTTTGGGAGGTTTGCCGGTTGGAATAAGCGGTAAAGTTTTATCGCTTATTTCGAGCGGTTTTGATTCGCCGGTAGCCGCTTGGCATTTGATGAAAAGGGGAGCGCGAGTTCATTTTATTCATTTTCACAGTTATCCGCGCACCAGCAAGGCTTCGATCAATAATGTCAAAAATTTGATAAAAGCACTGGATCAGTATCAATTCGGTTCGGTTTTATATTTAGCGCCGCTTCTGGATATTCAGCGGGAAATTTTTTCCCAATGTGAAGAAAGATTAAGAATTATTTTATATCGCCGGTTTATGTTTCGAATTGCCGAAGCGCTGGCGAAAAAAATCGGCGCTGGCGCGCTCGTGACAGGGGAGAGTCTTGGCCAAGTTGCGTCCCAAACCCTCGAAAATATCGGCGTGGTGAATAATGCTATTTCGATTCCGGTTTTTCGGCCATTTATCGGCACTGACAAGATCGAGATAATAGATGAAGCCAAAAAAATTAACACTTATGAATTTTCCAGCCAGCCATATGAAGATTGCTGTTCGCTTTTTACTCCGCGCCATCCGGCGACCAAAGCGCGACTTGAACAGATTAGATTCGAAGAATCGAAACTGGATTCGGAAAAATTAATTAAAGAGGCGACAGGGAAAATCGAAAGTGTAGAAATAAAATAA